One window of Sulfurospirillum sp. 1612 genomic DNA carries:
- the secA gene encoding preprotein translocase subunit SecA, producing MLVNNIAKKIFGTKNDRLVKAYLKKVENINALEKTYEKMSDTEIQEKFNHFREEIKNGTKTTDEILYDVFAITREASKRTIGLRHFDVQLVGGLVLHGGDIAEMKTGEGKTLVATLPVTLNAMSGEGVHVVTVNDYLAARDANDMKPVYNFLGLSVGVVTAELEDEVARKEQYNADITYGTNNEYGFDYLRDNMSYSLKEKVQRGHNFVIVDEVDSILIDEARTPLIISGPTNRTLDGYRQANDIALQLKKDVDFTVDEKNRTIMITEAGNEKSEELFGVGNLYSLENAVLAHHLDQALKAHYLFEKDVDYVVKDGEIVIVDEFTGRLSEGRRFSEGLHQALEAKEKVQIKEESQTLADITFQNYFRQYKKLSGMTGTAQTEATEFAQIYKLEVITIPTNLPMIREDNNDFIYKTEAEKFKAAIDDIEACHKKGQPVLVGTASIEKSEALHSLLKERHIPHTVLNAKNHTKEAEIIKDAGLKGAVTIATNMAGRGVDIKISDEIKALGGLYIIGTERHESRRIDNQLRGRAGRQGDPGKSRFYLSLEDNLLRIFGSDRIKNIMNRLGIEEGEHIESKMVTRAVENAQKKVENMNFESRKHLLEYDDVANEQRKTIYNFRNNLLDENYDISSKIEEIKKEYVEDLLLRAEILEGAPKEDFDLKNLVSIINTDLKEGFEEKDFEGLDYDALKTYIDEALSETYRVKMSVVDDEQKREIERILYLQVLDTAWREHLYQMDILKTGIGLRGYNQKDPLVEYKKESYNLFVELVDQIKFESFKTLYVVQLKDENEEAQKKAMEDMMRAMEADTKNGMTLEHNGSATSDADSVMVTEKKIPRNAPCPCGSGKKYKNCCGVSGPKKGALV from the coding sequence ATGCTCGTAAACAATATAGCTAAGAAGATTTTTGGAACTAAAAATGACAGATTGGTGAAAGCTTATCTGAAAAAAGTAGAAAACATCAATGCGCTTGAGAAGACATATGAGAAGATGAGCGATACTGAGATACAAGAGAAATTTAACCACTTTAGAGAAGAGATTAAAAACGGTACAAAAACAACAGATGAAATTTTATACGATGTATTTGCAATTACGAGAGAGGCGAGTAAAAGAACAATCGGTTTGCGTCATTTTGATGTGCAACTTGTCGGTGGATTAGTGTTGCATGGCGGCGATATCGCAGAGATGAAAACGGGGGAGGGTAAAACACTCGTAGCAACATTGCCCGTCACACTCAATGCGATGAGCGGTGAAGGGGTGCATGTCGTCACCGTCAATGATTACTTAGCCGCAAGAGATGCCAACGATATGAAACCGGTTTATAATTTTTTAGGTTTGAGTGTGGGTGTTGTGACTGCGGAACTTGAAGATGAAGTGGCACGAAAAGAACAATACAACGCTGATATTACCTATGGTACCAACAATGAGTATGGATTTGATTATTTGCGTGATAATATGAGCTACTCTTTGAAAGAAAAAGTCCAACGTGGACACAACTTTGTCATCGTAGATGAAGTGGATTCGATTTTGATTGATGAGGCTCGAACCCCTCTTATCATCTCTGGGCCAACAAATCGAACTTTAGATGGATACAGACAAGCCAATGACATTGCCCTACAATTGAAAAAAGATGTGGATTTTACCGTTGATGAAAAAAATAGAACCATCATGATAACAGAAGCAGGTAATGAAAAATCCGAAGAGCTTTTTGGTGTCGGTAACCTTTATAGCTTGGAAAATGCGGTATTAGCCCATCATCTTGACCAAGCGCTCAAAGCACACTATCTTTTTGAAAAAGATGTCGATTATGTGGTCAAAGATGGTGAAATTGTCATCGTCGATGAATTTACAGGACGACTCAGCGAAGGCAGACGCTTTTCTGAGGGCTTACACCAAGCACTAGAAGCCAAAGAAAAGGTACAAATCAAAGAAGAGTCCCAAACACTCGCAGATATCACCTTTCAAAACTATTTTAGACAATATAAAAAACTCTCCGGTATGACAGGTACCGCACAAACAGAAGCCACAGAATTTGCACAAATCTACAAACTAGAAGTCATCACAATTCCAACAAATCTCCCAATGATTCGAGAAGACAACAATGACTTTATCTATAAGACAGAAGCAGAAAAATTCAAAGCAGCCATTGATGATATTGAAGCATGTCACAAAAAAGGGCAACCGGTCTTGGTTGGTACGGCTTCAATTGAAAAAAGTGAAGCACTGCATTCTCTTCTCAAAGAACGTCACATCCCTCATACCGTATTGAATGCGAAAAATCACACAAAAGAGGCAGAAATCATTAAAGATGCCGGCTTAAAAGGTGCGGTTACGATTGCCACTAATATGGCAGGTCGTGGGGTTGATATCAAGATATCTGATGAAATCAAAGCTTTAGGTGGCTTGTACATCATCGGTACAGAGCGTCATGAAAGTAGACGGATTGATAATCAATTACGGGGTCGTGCAGGACGACAAGGAGACCCGGGTAAAAGTCGTTTTTATCTCAGTCTAGAAGACAATCTGTTGCGAATATTCGGTAGTGATCGTATCAAAAACATCATGAACCGCTTAGGTATTGAAGAGGGCGAACATATCGAGTCCAAAATGGTAACGCGTGCAGTTGAAAATGCACAGAAAAAAGTTGAAAATATGAACTTTGAATCCCGAAAACATTTGCTCGAATATGATGATGTTGCCAATGAACAAAGAAAGACAATCTATAATTTTAGAAACAATCTCTTGGATGAAAATTATGATATTAGCTCAAAAATAGAAGAAATCAAAAAAGAGTATGTTGAAGATTTATTATTGCGTGCTGAGATATTAGAAGGTGCTCCTAAAGAAGATTTTGATTTGAAAAATTTAGTATCGATTATCAACACAGATTTGAAAGAAGGCTTTGAAGAAAAAGATTTTGAAGGTCTTGATTATGATGCCTTGAAAACTTATATTGATGAAGCGTTATCAGAAACCTATCGTGTCAAAATGTCTGTTGTTGATGATGAGCAAAAAAGAGAAATTGAGCGTATTTTATACCTTCAAGTCTTAGATACAGCATGGCGAGAGCATTTATATCAAATGGATATCTTAAAAACGGGTATCGGACTGCGAGGGTACAACCAAAAAGATCCATTGGTAGAGTATAAAAAAGAGAGTTATAACCTTTTTGTAGAGTTGGTTGATCAGATAAAATTTGAAAGCTTCAAAACACTTTATGTCGTGCAATTGAAAGATGAAAACGAAGAAGCGCAGAAAAAAGCGATGGAAGATATGATGCGCGCGATGGAAGCAGATACGAAAAACGGTATGACATTAGAGCACAATGGTTCTGCTACAAGTGATGCTGATAGTGTGATGGTTACAGAGAAAAAAATCCCACGAAATGCTCCGTGTCCATGCGGTAGTGGCAAAAAATATAAAAATTGCTGCGGTGTGAGCGGTCCTAAAAAAGGTGCATTAGTATAA